The following coding sequences lie in one Helicobacter sp. MIT 21-1697 genomic window:
- a CDS encoding FkbM family methyltransferase, with the protein MAQDIARALNSCEIEGKIHRLCAHLDKQSVKCVSTIVARLRFASLLKNKKIHRLSKKEKRVLETLEKEFYPNIIAFENSYFYNGYFLPINHFEAGVFWHNHGLENIKHWERIAHKNIIDVGGFIGDSAIILQKYTDKKVYSFEAMSENYDLMLQTLKLNNAQRIVPIKKALGASFERIKIVKYGAGSSAVVIYNNTDFEEVEVMTLDSFVQEHNLEVGFIKVDIEGFEMPFLQGALHTIKTQKPAMLISIYHQASDFFDIKPFLEDLDLGYTFCVYKPIDGSVSGETCLFCEVRD; encoded by the coding sequence ATGGCGCAAGATATAGCACGAGCGTTAAATTCCTGTGAGATTGAGGGCAAGATTCACAGGCTGTGCGCTCATTTAGACAAACAAAGTGTAAAATGTGTCAGCACGATTGTGGCACGACTAAGATTCGCTTCTTTACTCAAAAATAAAAAAATTCATCGTCTTAGCAAAAAAGAAAAGCGCGTTTTAGAGACACTAGAAAAAGAGTTTTATCCCAATATTATTGCTTTTGAAAATTCTTATTTTTACAATGGCTATTTTTTACCCATCAATCATTTTGAAGCAGGTGTGTTTTGGCATAATCACGGGTTAGAAAATATCAAACATTGGGAGAGAATCGCTCATAAAAATATCATTGATGTGGGTGGATTTATTGGCGATAGTGCAATTATTTTGCAAAAATACACTGACAAAAAGGTGTATTCTTTTGAAGCAATGAGTGAAAATTATGATTTAATGCTTCAAACATTGAAGCTCAATAACGCACAGAGAATCGTGCCGATTAAAAAGGCATTAGGAGCGAGTTTTGAGCGTATTAAAATCGTAAAATATGGTGCGGGCTCAAGCGCAGTTGTCATCTATAACAACACAGATTTTGAGGAAGTAGAAGTGATGACTTTAGATTCTTTTGTCCAAGAGCATAATCTTGAAGTGGGCTTTATCAAGGTGGATATTGAGGGCTTTGAAATGCCATTTTTACAAGGTGCGTTACATACAATCAAAACGCAAAAACCCGCAATGCTTATAAGTATCTATCATCAAGCAAGTGATTTTTTTGATATTAAGCCTTTTTTGGAAGATTTGGATTTGGGCTATACTTTTTGTGTGTATAAGCCTATTGATGGGAGTGTTTCGGGTGAGACTTGTTTATTTTGCGAAGTGAGGGATTAG